The following DNA comes from Occultella kanbiaonis.
TCGCGCGTTCTCGAACCGAGACCGGTTGCACACAGACTGTGGATAGAGTTGTGGACGACACCACCGTCGATGCTGTCATCATCTTGCTGCAGGGGGTCATGTGTCCGAATCACCAGTCGATGCCGCGGCGCTCGGTCCTGCCTGGACCAGGGCCATCGAGATCCTCACCGACCGAGGCGAGCTGAGCGGACCGCACCTGGGGTTCATCCGGCTCACCAAGCCCCTCGGCGTCATCGACGACACAATCCTGCTCGCCGTCTCCAACGACTTCGCCAAGGAGTTCATCGAGACCCGAGCCCGCGAGTCGATCACGGCGGCTCTGTCGGCAGCCCTCACGCACAACGTCAAGGTCGCGGTCACGGTCGACCCGTCCCTCGAGGAGACCCTGACGATCGACGAACCTCCAAGGCGAGCCGAACCGGTCCAGGACCGCGAGCAACGACCTGCACCGAGGCAGGCGCCCAGGCCGGTACCGCAACCTGACCACTACGCGACCGGCGTCGACCCGAACGCCCGCCTGAACCCGAACTATTCGTTCGACACGTTCGTGATCGGATCCAGCAACCGATTCGCGCACGCCGCGGCGACCGCCGTCGCCGAGGCACCGGCCAAGGCCTACAACCCGCTCTTCATCTACGGACAGTCCGGGCTCGGCAAGACCCACCTGCTCCACGCGATCGGGCACTACGCGAAGAGTCTCTACCCGGGGATCCGGGTGCGGTACGTGAACTCCGAGGAGTTCACCAACGACTTCATCAACTCGATCCGTGATGACAAGGCCGAGGCGTTCCAACGGCGGTACCGCGAGGTCGAGGTGCTCCTCATCGATGACATCCAGTTCCTGCAGGGCAAGGAACAGACGATGGAGGAGTTCTTCCACACGTTCAACACCCTGCACAACGACAACAAGCAGGTCGTCATCACCTCAGACCTGCCACCGAAGCTCCTCAACGGCTTCGAGGACCGGATGCGATCGCGCTTCGAATGGGGCCTGATCACCGACGTGCAGCCGCCGGACCTCGAGACTCGCATCGCGATCCTGCGCAAGAAGGCCGGCAGCGAGAGCCTCCAGGCACCGAACGACGTCCTGGAGTACATCGCGTCGAAGATCTCCTCCAACATCCGTGAGCTCGAGGGCGCGCTCATCCGGGTCACGGCGTTCGCGAACCTCAACCGGCAGTCCGTCGACCTCTCGCTCGCCGAGATGGTCCTCAAGGATCTCATCACCGACAACGACGGGGCCGAGATCACGCCGTCGTCGATCATGGCGCAGACGGCCACCTATTTCGGTGTGACCATCGAGGCCCTCTGCAGCGCGGACCGTTCGCGGGTGCTCGTGAACGCACGTCAGATCGCGATGTACCTGTGCCGGGAACTCACGGACCTCTCGCTGCCGAAGATCGGCCAGCTCTTCGGAGGTCGCGACCACACCACGGTGATGCACGCGAACCGCAAGATCCGTCAACAGATGGCCGAGCGTCGGTCCACCTTCAACCAGGTCACCGAGCTGACGAACCGGATCAAGCAGCAGCAACGAGGCTGACCGCACCACCGCCAGGCGGCCGGTCCGTGAATCGCTGACCGCTCGATGCGGCGTTGGCTCGACCCGAACCGTTCACCCGTTTCAACCAATTCACAGTTGTGGATGAACCTGTGGACACCCGTGGACACACGCCATGATCCCGTGGACGCAGCCCCGGCGATCGGTGGACGGGCCAGCGCAGGACTTTGTGATTACACAGGTTCCACAGGGCCCTGTGAACCGCCGTCGCACCCCCGGTCCACAACCAGGTCGACCCGCTGACCTGCACGGACGTCACTTGTCCACAGGATCCACAACTCCTATGACGATGACTACATATCTCTATGGGATCCAGGTGTGAACAACCAACATCTGCCCGAACGCTGCTCCCGTGCCCCAGCATCGAGCTCGAGGGCACCGACCTGCCCAAGCGGCTCCGCCCTCGACTAGTCTCGGCAGGGCGACCCACACGAGCACACCGATGGGCGACCAACGGCTGCGATCGTGGTTCGAGCGCTCGAACCTTGTCACTATGCTCTGAGGACCCACGAGAGTTCCGACGCCGGGCCGCGCCGAGAGCCGAGCAGCACAGCCGAGCACCACCAGATCAGGAGAGAGGCCGACATCGTGAAGTTCAGGGTTGAGCGAGATGTGCTGGCGGAAGCTGTGACCTGGACGGCACGAACGCTGCCCAGCCGTCCGTCGGTACCCGTGCTGGCTGGAGTCCTCCTCGAGGCCAACTCCGACGGCACTCTCGTGCTCTCGACCTTCGACTACGAGGTGTCCGCCCGCTCGAGCGTTGCAGCCGAGGTCGACGAGCCGGGTTCCGCCCTGGTCTCCGGACGCTTGCTCGCCGAGATCTCGCGGGCCCTGCCGAACAAGCCCGTCGAGGTCAGCGTCGACGGCTCGAAGGTCGTCGTGGTCTGCGGCGCATCCCGGTTCACCCTGCTGACGATGCCCGTCGAGGACTACCCCGCGCTCCCCGACCTCCCGGACACCACCGGCTCCATCTCCGGAGACGCATTCGCCCAGGCGATCTCCCAGGTGACCATCGCGGCCGGCCGCGACGAGACCCTGCCGCTCCTGACCGGGGTCCGTGTGGAGATCGATGGCGACAAGGTCACCCTCCTGGCCACGGACCGTTACCGGCTCGCCATGCGCGAGGTCTCCTGGACACCGGCGTCGCCGTCGGTCAGCCGGGTGGCCCTGATCCGGGCCCGGACACTCTCCGACGTCGCCAAGAACCTCAGCAACGCCGGCTCCATCGACGTCGCACTGGTGGAGAACGGCGACATCGTCGGCTTCGAGGCAGGCGGCCGCCGAACCACCTCGCTCCTGGTCGACGGTGAGTACCCGCCGGTCCGACGGCTGTTCCCGGAGCAGACCACCACGCACACCGTCACGAGCACGGCCGAGCTGGTCGAGGCCGCCAAGCGCGTCGCGCTGGTGGCCGAACGGAACACCCCGATCCGTCTCTCGTTCAGCGAGGGCCAGGTCGTCCTCGAGGCCGGCCAGGGCGACGACGCGCAGGCATCCGAGGTCCTCGAGTCCACGCTCGTGGGCGAGGACATCTCGACGGCGTTCAATCCGCAGTACCTGCTCGACGGCCTCGGCGCGCTGGACACCCCGTTCGTCCGGCTGTCGTTCACGCACTCCTCCAAGCCGGCGGTCATGACCGGCCAGGACAGCATCGACGGCGCAGACCACGCGGAGGAGTTCCGGTATCTGCTGATGCCGATTCGATTCGCGAGCTGAGCGACCGGACTCCAGACTGGTCACCATCACCGCAGGCAAGGGAGATCGCGCATGCACATCGGACTGATCGGGCTCGGTCGCATGGGCGGCAACATGCGCGACCGCATCCGCAATGCGGGTCACGAGGTGACGGGATACGACCAGAACCAGGAGATCTCCGACGTCGCAACGGTGGGGGACCTGGTCGCAGCGCTCCCGGAGGCCCAGCGGATCGTCTGGGTGATGGTCCCGGCCGGCGAGATCACCGATTCCGTCGTGACGCAGGTCGCGGCGCAGATGCATGCCGGCGACATCATCATCGACGGCGGCAACTCCAAGTTCAGTGATGACACCCGCCGCGCAGCCGAGCTCGCCGAGCGCGGCATCGGCTACGTCGACGCCGGTGTCTCCGGCGGCATCTGGGGTCGCGAGAACGGCTACGGCCTGATGGTCGGCGGCCCGGACGACACGATCGCGACGCTCATGCCGATCTTCGACGCACTCCGCCCGGAGGGCCCGGCCGAGGAGGGCTTCGTCCACGCCGGCCCGGTCGGCGCCGGCCACTACGCGAAGATGGTGCACAACGGCATCGAGTACGGCGTCATGCAGGCCTATGCCGAGGGTTACGAGATCCTGGCCGCGCGTGATGACCTGATCGACGACGTCGGCGCCATCTTCACCGCCTGGCAGCGTGGCACGGTGGTTCGCTCCTGGCTCCTGGAACTGCTGGTCAAGGCGCTCAACGAGGATCCTGACCTGGACGAGATCCGTGGATTCGTCGCGGACTCCGGCGAGGGACGCTGGACCGTGCAGGAGGCGGTGGAACGTGCGGTGCCCGCGCCCGTCATCAGCGCCGCCCTGTTCGCCCGGTTCGACTCCCGTCAGGACGACTCGCCGGCCATGAAAGCCGTCGCGGCGCTGCGCCAGCAGTTCGGTGGACACGCCACGAAGGCCGCGGCGGACGGCTGAGCACGACCACTCGATGCATGTCTCCGATCTCGCGCTGACCGACTTCCGGTCCTACACCCAGGTCGTCGTCGCCTTCGAACCAGGGATTACAGCCCTCGTCGGCCCGAACGGTCAGGGCAAGACCAATCTGGTGGAGTCACTCGGCTACCTGGCCACGTTCTCCTCGCACCGGGTGGCCTCCGATGCCGCGCTGGTGCGTCGTGGCGCCGGGCGCGCGGTGATCCAGGCGAAGGTCGTTCGCTCGGGGCGACCCGCAACGCTCGAGCTGGAGCTCGTGGCCGGGAAGGCGAACCGTGCCCGCGTCAATAGGTCCCCGCTGCCCCGCGCACGGGACCTGCTCGGCCGGCTCCGAACCGTGTTGTTCGCCCCCGAGGACCTGGCCCTGATCAAGGGTGACCCGGACGGGCGGCGCCGGTTCCTCGACGAGCTGCTGGTGCTGCTCAGCCCGAAGCTCGCGGGCGTGCGCTCCGACTACGAACGCGTGATCAAGCAGCGCAACGCCCTGCTGAAGTCGGCCGGGATGAGCCGCCGGTCGGGTTCCGGGCCCGACCTGCGCACCCTGGACGTCTGGGACGAGAAGGCTGCCACCGCGGGCGCCCAGCTCATCGCCGCGCGCGTCACGGCCGTCCGTAACCTGCGCCCGCACGTCGAGAGCGCCTACGAGCGGGTCAGTTCCGCACAGAGCGCTGCCGAGATCGGGTACCGGTCGAGCCTTGAGCAGGCCATGTCCGACGGCGAGCGGCCCGCGGATACGGGGGTGGCAGCCGAGGAGTCGCTCACCAATGCGGACCTGGTCCAGGCGCGGTTGCTGGATGCGATGTCGCGGCTGAGGTCGCGGGAGATCGAACGCGGGGTGTCGCTGGTCGGACCGCACCGTGACGACCTGGAGCTGCAGCTGGGTGGTCTTCCGGCCCGCGGCTACGCCAGCCATGGTGAGTCCTGGTCGCTCGCGCTGGCGCTGCGGCTGGCGTCCTACGAACTCCTCCGCGCCGACACCGACTTCGAGAGCGACGGCGAGCCCGTGCTGATCCTGGACGACGTCTTCGCGGAGCTGGACAACCGCCGTCGGGCTCGCCTGGCCGAGCTCGTCGCAGGCGCGGAACAGGTGCTGATCACCTCCGCCGTCGCCGAGGACGTTCCGGACGGCCTCGACGGCGCACGGTACGACGTGATGGACGGTGCGGTCACCCGTGTCCGCTGACCGGCCCGACGGCGCAGGTCCCGCCCCCGGGGGCGGCTCCCCCGAGGCGGGGGCCAGGTCGGTGCGGTCGGCCGGCTCGTCCGCGCCGACGGACCGGGATACGGCGACGGACCGCGCCACGCCGTCCGCCCCAGCGGAACCGGACGTGGACGCGGCGGCGCGGCACGCGCTCGCGCGGG
Coding sequences within:
- the recF gene encoding DNA replication/repair protein RecF (All proteins in this family for which functions are known are DNA-binding proteins that assist the filamentation of RecA onto DNA for the initiation of recombination or recombinational repair.) → MHVSDLALTDFRSYTQVVVAFEPGITALVGPNGQGKTNLVESLGYLATFSSHRVASDAALVRRGAGRAVIQAKVVRSGRPATLELELVAGKANRARVNRSPLPRARDLLGRLRTVLFAPEDLALIKGDPDGRRRFLDELLVLLSPKLAGVRSDYERVIKQRNALLKSAGMSRRSGSGPDLRTLDVWDEKAATAGAQLIAARVTAVRNLRPHVESAYERVSSAQSAAEIGYRSSLEQAMSDGERPADTGVAAEESLTNADLVQARLLDAMSRLRSREIERGVSLVGPHRDDLELQLGGLPARGYASHGESWSLALALRLASYELLRADTDFESDGEPVLILDDVFAELDNRRRARLAELVAGAEQVLITSAVAEDVPDGLDGARYDVMDGAVTRVR
- the dnaN gene encoding DNA polymerase III subunit beta, with the translated sequence MKFRVERDVLAEAVTWTARTLPSRPSVPVLAGVLLEANSDGTLVLSTFDYEVSARSSVAAEVDEPGSALVSGRLLAEISRALPNKPVEVSVDGSKVVVVCGASRFTLLTMPVEDYPALPDLPDTTGSISGDAFAQAISQVTIAAGRDETLPLLTGVRVEIDGDKVTLLATDRYRLAMREVSWTPASPSVSRVALIRARTLSDVAKNLSNAGSIDVALVENGDIVGFEAGGRRTTSLLVDGEYPPVRRLFPEQTTTHTVTSTAELVEAAKRVALVAERNTPIRLSFSEGQVVLEAGQGDDAQASEVLESTLVGEDISTAFNPQYLLDGLGALDTPFVRLSFTHSSKPAVMTGQDSIDGADHAEEFRYLLMPIRFAS
- the dnaA gene encoding chromosomal replication initiator protein DnaA, which translates into the protein MSESPVDAAALGPAWTRAIEILTDRGELSGPHLGFIRLTKPLGVIDDTILLAVSNDFAKEFIETRARESITAALSAALTHNVKVAVTVDPSLEETLTIDEPPRRAEPVQDREQRPAPRQAPRPVPQPDHYATGVDPNARLNPNYSFDTFVIGSSNRFAHAAATAVAEAPAKAYNPLFIYGQSGLGKTHLLHAIGHYAKSLYPGIRVRYVNSEEFTNDFINSIRDDKAEAFQRRYREVEVLLIDDIQFLQGKEQTMEEFFHTFNTLHNDNKQVVITSDLPPKLLNGFEDRMRSRFEWGLITDVQPPDLETRIAILRKKAGSESLQAPNDVLEYIASKISSNIRELEGALIRVTAFANLNRQSVDLSLAEMVLKDLITDNDGAEITPSSIMAQTATYFGVTIEALCSADRSRVLVNARQIAMYLCRELTDLSLPKIGQLFGGRDHTTVMHANRKIRQQMAERRSTFNQVTELTNRIKQQQRG